Within Marinomonas mediterranea MMB-1, the genomic segment TCGTTACATTCTATACGCTTGCGGCTGCTGTAACTGTTCCGCTATGTGCTTGGGGTATGAAGCGATACAACACTAAATGTGTATGGCTTTCGGGGTTATGCTTGTTTCTTTTGTCTTCAGCGGCCTGTGCCACAGCAGACTCTTTGAATCAATTAACGGCGTATCGCATTGTTCAAGGAATTGGAGCGGGTGTGCTGATGTCAGCAATGCAGCCCATTTTATTGAATGCGTTGGGGCGAGAGCAATTTAGAAGCGCAATGGCAAAAGTTGCCATTCCCGCGGTGGTTGTTCCGATCTTTGGACCGTTTGTTGCTGGTGGTATTTTGGAGCTGACGAGCTGGCATTGGATTTTTTTAATCAATGTTCCTATTTCAATAGGAGCACTGATATTTGCATTATGCTTTGTTCCAAATTGCTTAGGGAACAGAGGAGCAGCGTTAGATCTCACGGGCTATCTGACTTTTGCATTGGCGTTAGGTTCTCTCGTATATGTTCTATCGAGCATTAGTTCATCTAATAGAGCGTTTTATTTATCATGGGATATCTTCTGTTTCACCTTCATCTGCATAGCGTGTTTTTGTTTTTACATTTTTCATACGCTGAGGAGGTCAGAGTCCGCTGTGCTTGATATAGCTCTGTTTGCAGGGGGGCAATTTCGGAATACGGCTATTCTGTTGTTTCTTAGTAGCTTTGCCTTTTATGCTGGTTTGTTCATTTTGCCTTCGATATTTGTCCAGTCTTATGATTATTCTGTGCTCCTCTCTAGTTCTATGTTGGGGATCGGAGGAGTAGGTGCGTTATTGTCTCGCTTTTATCTAAGCCGACTTTCCTCGGTGTTTTCAACGGCAAACGTTGCGTTGATCGGAACTCTGTTTGGGGTATTGGGAACGGCACCCTTACTTTTTCCCCTTGTATTTGATTCGAGCATATTAGTTGGGTTATGTATGCTTATTCGGGGAGCCGCTCTTGGGTTGTTAACTCTTTTAGCAATGACTAACCTCTATGTTGATATTACTAAGGAGAAGACGCCGGATGTAAGCGCATGGTCTAGGGTCTTGACTTTGTTAGGAGGCTCAATTGGCACGGCTTTGATGGGAGTTTTATTTCATGTAGACATATTTGGCTTTCCTTCCATGACAATCGTCGCTTTGCTTGCGGCGAATACAATTTGTCTAATTCCTGCTTTTTCGTTAAATATGCATAAAAACAACCCAACCTAGGTTAAAAGACAAGTTCATTCGTTGCTCTCTATATCCCTACTTCTTTTTAATGTTATCGGTAGCATTAAGTGGTTATGAACTTACAAGGAATTACGTTTCGCAATAAAAGCCTACAGGAAAACGATGGCGTTTCTTTCCTTTTCAAGGACACTTTGACGAAAGGTGTTTTGTCGTTGTAGTCGTCGAGTCGCATTACTGCGGCTTCCATACTGGCTCATAAATAATCGGATTCGTCGAAATGAATAAATTCCAGATGCAAATTTTTGGCACGTTGAGTGCCATTATATTCATGATTGTTGCCCTGTTTTCTATTATGAATTACTTGTCTTTTAAGAGTGAGTCCGTGGCGCTGAATAAATCTATTCTGCAAACACAAAACTCTGAAATTGAAGCGGAGCTCACGACACGAATTAGCGGTTATTTAAAAATGCTGTCGTCGGTCGATATTACGAGTAGCGACATCGTCAATGATCAACTTTCTAAAAATGGTTTGATTCAGTTACAGGCATTAACTCGCTCGCAAAATGACATTGCAGACTCCATTGCTTTTATGAATAAAGATGGAGAGTTATTCGGCGGAGCAGAAGGGAAGATGTTCGGTTTTAATGCTAAAAAATTAAATCGCCCTTTTTATACTGCACTCTTTCAGGATGGCCAATCTACCTATATTTCGAAGCCGTTTAAGTCCGCTTTAACGGGTAATGAAATTATTGCGATGGCGTACAAAATAAACGATGAGTTCTCAGTGGTTTCAACTGTGTTGTTGAAGGCTGTGTTGGGTAATTATGCAGAACGAGAGGGTATGTACCTTTATACATCTGATGGCACCATACTGGTAGCTCCAAACCCAAATGATATCGGAAAAAATCTTTTTGGGATTCATCCTTCTTATGAAGGGTTAAGTGACAATAATCGAGAACTTGATTACATCGCTTACGTTAAAGCGTTTGATAGAGAAGTTCACCTAACGGGCTTCTGGGGTAAGCTGGATGTCACGGGTTGGCAGTTTGTCGTGCTTACTGAAAACGACAATATTTACGCCGCCGCTGAAAAGCAATTAGTGTTCTCTTTGGTCTTTGGCTTGATATGCATTGTTGTTTCGATGGGGATCTTGTATCTGATTATTAAAAGGCTTGTATTGGAACCCGTGGGCGGCACGCCGAGTAAAATTGCAGAGTTGCTGGAGGACATGGCTAAGGGGGATTTGAGTAAAGAAATCGAGCGCACTGGGAATGAAACAGGCATATACCAATCGTTCGTTGATTTATCTCATCAATTAACCTCTTTGATTTCTACTTCTCATGGCATTTCTGAAAACGTGTCTACGGCGTCAACCAAGCTAAACGTTGTGATGAAAAACACACGCGCGAATGCAAAGATAGAGCTCGATCAAATAGGGCAAATTACGTCCTCGCTTCGGGAGTTGAACTCCGCCTCTCAGGAAGTCAGTGAAAAAGCCGTCGTAGCAGAGGATGCTGCAAAACGAGCACAGGAGAATGTGGCCAGTGGCAACAAGACATTAGATACAAATATTGATCTGACTGATCGAATTAATGCGTCCTTTGCTGAAACCGCTCAAATAGTGGAAGAGTTGCGACAGTTCGCGATTGAAATTGGCAGTGTGACCGAGGTGATCAGTGGTATTTCAGAGCAAACAAACTTGCTTGCGCTTAATGCGGCTATCGAAGCAGCGCGAGCAGGGGAGCAGGGACGTGGATTCGCGGTTGTAGCTGATGAAGTGCGTAACCTTGCGTCTAAAACGCAAGAGTCAACGGTCAATATCCAGGGGATTATTGAGAAACTGCAATCTCAATCCGAGCGCGCCAATACCAATATGGGCAGCAATGTGAAATTGATTGAGCAGTCTGTGTCGTTGGCGACTCAGGTGAAAGAGTCGTTTGATGATATTTCTGACGCGGTTCAATCTATCTCTGATGTGAACTCTCTGGTTGCGACGGCATCGCATGAGCAATTAAGTGTAACGGAAGATATAGGTCGTATCACCGCAGAGACTTTCGATTCTGTGAGTGAGAATATGACGTCTATAAATGACACACTCCAAGCGTCGCAGGATTTGTCTGAACTGGCAGAAACACAGAAGAACTCTCTGTCGTATTTTAAGCTTAACGGGTAAGACTCTTTCAGAGTTAATTTTAGAGCTACTTTCAGGGCTATTTTTTTCGTTGAGAGTTATTTGTTCCATAGAAAGTTAAACGCAAATAAAGACATCAAAAAGGCCTTAAAAGGGCCTTTTTGATGTCTAAGACTGAATACGATGTGTGTTTGGTTGTGTTGTGAAAGATGTAAAAAGGAAATCAAATTTTCTGTTATTCATTTTTTCGAGTAAAATCATCTGTTAACGTTTTATTTATCTGCATGAGGTAGCATTGTTTGATCAATGTGGTGCTTATGTTTGGGGTTTTGAGTGGCAGACGATGATGATTTTTCCCTTTTTGCTCAAGAAGTAGAGGGGGTAACACCTTTAAAAAAAGACGAAGTATATCTTGCGAAGAAAGGTGCGCCTGTCGACTACGAAGCAAGAAAGCTCGCTGCTCAGGTGGCAGCCGAAGCGGATCGTAATCATCTTTCTCATGATTATGTGTTGAAAGTGGATCCCAACGACATGCTGGAATATAAGAAAGATGGCGTGCAAGACGGTGTTTTTAAACGTTTGCGACAAGGCAAATATGGCATTGAGGCTCGATTGGATCTACACCGCCGTACAGTTGAGCAGTCGCGTCAACAAGTGTTCCAGTTTGTTGAAGATTGCATTAAGCATGATATTCGAGTGGCGATTATTGTTCATGGTAAAGGCGATCGAGAGCCCGACCCCAATAATCAAGCCACCATTAAAAGTTACATTAATAAATGGCTTCGTGATTTAGACGATGTCATGGCCTTTCATTCTGCCCAACGTCACCATGGCGGCCTCGGCGCAGTGTATGTTCTCTTCCGGAAAAGTGAAAAAGCGCGTCTGGAAAACTGGGAAAAACATCAAAAACGTTAGGGTTTTTGTGTCTATTTTTCAATCAGGCGAGCAATTTGTTCTGTAGAAGCGCGGAATTTGATACAATTGGCCTCTTTTCTGGCAGTCCACTTTTTAACCATTGAATTTTGCCAGAGCGATACCCAATTCTTTAGATATCACCTATGAGTACCGTTTACGAGGTAGGGAATGACAAATAGCATTGCACACCATCCTGCGTTTTCATTTGTACGCAGTGAATACATCGATGCACTGAATGTATCCGTTCAGGAATTCGAACATACGACGACAGGCGCAAAGCACTATCATATCGCCTCAGATAACGACGAAAATGTTTTTTTGGTTGGATTAAAAACGGTACCGACTGATTCGACCGGTGTTGCTCATATTTTGGAGCACTCTGTCTTATGTGGTTCTGAGCGTTTCCCTGTTCGCGATCCGTTTTTTATGATGATTCGCCGTTCACTTAATACCTTCATGAACGCGTTTACATCCTCCGACTGGACGGCTTACCCATTTGCCAGTAAGAACAAGAAAGACTATTTCAACTTACTCGATGTCTATCTTGATGCTGTATTTTTCTCGCGCCTTGATCCGATGGATTTTGCTCAAGAAGGACATCGACTTGAGTTCGAAGAGCCAGAAAATGCAGAGTCTGACCTAACGTTTAAAGGCGTTGTGTTTAATGAAATGAAAGGCGCAATGAGTTCGACGACGTCTGTATTGTGGCAGACCATGACGAAGTATTTGTTCCCAAATAACACTTACCATTTTAATTCTGGTGGTGAGCCAACGGATATTCCAGATCTGTCTTATGACGATCTCATGGCATTTTACCGTAAGCATTATCACCCATCGAATGCGGTGTTTATGACATTTGGTGATATTCCAGCAGAAACTTTACAAGCCCAGTTCGAAGAGAAGGTGTTATCGCGATTTGAGTCATTGGATGCAACCGTGTCGGTTGACAATGCAAAGCGCTATTTCGCGCCTGTACGAGTAGAAGAAGGCTTTGCGGCGGAAGAAGTAAAAGAAGATGGCTCGCACGTTGTTGTGAGTTGGCTTCTCGGTGAAAGTACAGACCTTGGGCAGCAATTTGAGGCCCAGTTGTTGTCTAGTGTGTTGCTAGATAATTCTGCGTCACCACTGCGTCGTGTATTGGAAAACTCTGAGTTAGGCCAAGCTCCTTCTCCATTGTGCGGCCTTGAAGACAGCAATAAAGAAATGAGCTTCATGTGTGGTCTTGAAGGTGTGAAGCGTGAGAACGCTGAAGCCGTTGAGAAGCTTATTTTAGACGCATTAGAAGAGGTGGCTGAAAATGGCGTTGACCAAAGTATGGTCGATGCGATGTTGCACCAGTTAGAGTTGAGTCAGAGAGAAATTGGTGGCGGCGGCTACCCTTACGGTCTTCAACTGATTCTGGCAGGTCTGTCTACGGCGGTTCATTCTGGCGATGTAATCGCTCAGTTGGATCTTGATCCTGTTATTGATAGCATGCGCGAAAAAGTGAAAAATACGGATTACATTCCGAATTTGATTCGCAGTTTGATCCTTTCAAATGCGCACCGTGTGACGTTAACCTTGTCTCCGGATGATTCATTAGAAAATGTGAGAAACGACGCCGAAAAAGCCCGTTTGGCGAATATCAAAGCGTCTCTTTCTGAAGATGAGAAGCAAAACATCATTGATCGTTCTAACGCGTTAAAAGAGCGCCAAGAGCAGGTGGATGATATTAGCATTCTACCTAAAGTAGGCCTAGAAGATGTACCTGCATCGATTCCTGTTTACGACAATCAGTCACTTGAAAAAGCCGTACCCGTTACGTTTTACCCTCAAGGTACAAATGGCTTGGTGTACCAGCAGCTAGTGATCGAACTGCCTGAGTTAACCGCAGAAGAAACGGCCGTTTTACCGACGTTTGCTATGTTGCTAAGCGAAGTGGGTGTGGGTGATAAGGATTATCTGGCAATGCAATCTCGTCAAGCTGAGATTTGTGGCGGGCTAGGTGCGTCGAACTCGATTCGCGCAACGCTTGAAGATAAGCACGTACTAAATGGCTACTTTGTCATCTCTTCTAAAGCGCTTGTGCCAAATGCGTTAGCAATGACTGAGTTGATGACGGATACGTTGAAAAACGTACGCTTTGATGAAGCCGGTCGCATTAAAGAGCTAATTGCGCAGCGTCGCGCACGTCGTCAACAGTCGATTACAGGCCAAGGTCACTCTTTGGCAATGACGTCAGCGGCGAGTGGCATCTCTGGGCTGTCTTCACAGGAAGAAGCGTGGGGTGGTATGACAGGGATCGCAAACCTAATCGCGTTGGACGATTCTCTCAAAGAAGGTGATGACGCAATGAATGTATTGGTTGCCAAGCTAACATCCATACATTCAAAAGTGCTTTCAATGCCGAAGCAAGTCTTGCTGGTGGCGGAAGGTCATCATTTGGAGTCGCTGGAAGCTGAGCTTTCCCCTGTTTGGCAGAACATTGCTCAATCATCTTCTGAGTTGGGGCGCTTTACATTACCGTTTGTTGAGAAGACGGTAAAACAAGGTTGGACGACAGCAACTCAAGTTAGCTTTTGTTCGAAAGCGTTTAAAACACCATCCGGCAGTCACCCAGATGTTGCACCGTTAACGGTATTAGGCGGCTTCTTGCGAAATGGTTACTTACATAGAGTCATTCGTGAGCAGGGCGGTGCTTACGGCGGCGGGGCAAGCTTCGATGGTACAGCGGGCGCTTTCCGCTTTTATTCGTACCGCGATCCGCGTTTGTCTGAGACCTTGGCGGATTTCGACCAGTCTGTCTCATGGTTATTAGAAAATGATCATTCAGAAGAAGCATTAGAAGAAGCGATTCTCGGAGTGATTGGTTCTCTTGATAAACCGAGTTCTCCAGCTGGAGAGGCGCAAGGAGACTTCTTCTTGCAGTTACACGGTCGTGAACAAGCGTACCGTGAACAACAGCGTAAGCGAATTCTCTCTGTGACGGTAGAGGATTTGCAACGTGTGGCGAAGAGTTACTTAACGCCTGAAAATGAGAGTGCCGCAGTGATTAGTTCTGCGGCGAATGCCCAAGTTCTTGAGGAACAAGGCTTTACAATTAACAACCTATAACAAAAGTTCGCTAGAGAACGGAATTATTAATGGATCAGTTTCATGATATTCGCCCTTACAACGACGATGAAGTCGCCGGGGTGTTAGAAAATCTGGTGGAAACACCTGACTTTATTAAAACCATTATTGGTTTTCGATTTGCAAAATGGCCACATTGGACGCGTGGAGTGCTTAACTCTCTTGTTAAGCTCGTGCTAAAACGAGAGACCTCTAAAATCCAGTGTGTTCATGACTTTCAAATGAAAGTGGCGGATTACATGGAGCGCATGATTAAGACAACAACAACGGATGTTGAGTATCGCGGTATCGAAAAACTCACGAAAGGAGAAGGGTACCTTTTTCTTTCTAATCACCGCGATATTGCAATGGATCCTGCGTTTGTAAACTATGGGCTCTATCTGGCAGGGTTGGATACCGTTCGTATTGCAATTGGCGATAACTTGTTACGTCGTGAGTTTGTCTCTGACCTGATGCGTTTGAATAAGAGCTTTATCGTAAAGCGTTCTGCGAACGGTGTGCGGGAAATGATGGCGGCGTTTGGTCAGTTGTCTTCCTATATCACACACTCTTTAACAGAAGATCATTCCAATATTTGGATTGCTCAAAAAGAAGGGCGCGCGAAAGATGGCATAGATCAAACGGATCCAGCCATTATTAAAATGTTTTACATGAGTCAGAAAAAACAGAAAGTCGCATTTCCTGATGCTATGAAAAGCTTAAAAATCGTCCCTGTTTCTATCTCGTATGAATACGACCCTTGTGCCTTCGATAAAGCAAATGAGTTGCAAGAAAAATCGACGACAGGAAGTTATGAAAAATCTGAATTCGAAGACATTGATAGCATTAAGAATGGTATTGTAGGATTTAAGGGTAAAGTCGTGGTGACATTTGGTGATCTGATTGACCACAATTGCGACACGCCTGAGGCAATGGTTGAAGAAATCGATCGTCAAATCGTCGCTAACTATGCAATACATCCTTCGAATGAGGCTGCTTTAGCCATGTTGAACGGTGAAAAGTCAGGCGATAAGGCATTTTCTGAGTACATAGATACGTGTCCAGAAGCGTTACGAAAGACGGTACTACAAATGTACGCGAATCCATTGATTCAACAACAGAATAGAGCGCAGTAGCGCTCTAATTGGTTTAGAGATAGGGGTTTACATCTTTATGAATCGTAAGATGTCATTAAGGTCATGGATTGGTTCCATTCTGTTTTTGATTATCTATTCAGTATTGACCGGTTTTACGGGGGTGGTTGCCCCGACAATAGCGTTCTTCCTTCCCGAGCGTTGCAGACAACCTGTTCTTAATGTTCACAACCATATTTTATTGTTCCTATTCAGAGTGGTATGTGGCGTTCGAGTTGAAATTGAAGGGTTGGAAAACGTCCCTAAAGGAAGGCCTGTGGTGTTGGTTTCAAACCACCAAAGCGAATGGGAAACCTATTTGCTTCAAGTATTAACGACGCCCATTTCAACCGTCCTAAAAAAGGAGCTACTTTCTATTCCGTTTTTCGGCTGGGGATTGCGAATGGTTCAGCCTATTGCGATCGACCGCTCAAAACGAGCAGGGGCATTGAAGCAAATACTGAAGCAAGGCAAAGAGCGAATCGCCTCAGGCCGATCAGTGTTAATTTTTCCTGAAGGAACGCGTGCTAAGCCCGGCCAAGAAAAAGCCTTTAATAAAGGCGCTGCAATGTTAGCGGCCTCTGCCAAGGCGCCTATATTACCTATGGTTCATAATGCCGGACATGTATGGCCCAGTCGTACGTGGAAACGTTACTCAGGCGAAATCAAAGTATCAATTGGTAAATTGATTGAATCAGAAGGGAAGTCGACCAGCGAGATTCACGAAGAGATGGAATCCTGGATGCGTACGACTATGAGTCAGATGCACTGATTTGAGATATTTTTTTATATAGAGTTCGATTGCAGTTTAATAGAAGGAGTTAAGGATGAAAAAGTTAGTTGTCGCTGTGGGGGCGTTAATATGTTTACCATTGCAGGCATACACTCTAGATACTGATGCGTGTATGGGGACCGAGTATGTCTATAATGAAAGTAATAAGTTAGAGAAGTACGATCCAACAGTTCATACCTTTATTACGGAAGCTAGTGAGATAGTATATAAAGGATGGCAAAGGATTCCTCCAACAATACAGAATCCTTATCAACGCACTCACATAATAGTTGAAAATAAGTCAAATCAAACCGTAAATTTTAAGTTTTCACCATATCACTTTAGTTCGAATAATGGTGAGCTAGTTGCTGGAGCTGGGTATCAGTATCTTCAAAAATTTTCTGCTTCGAATAGCCCTTCTTCTGTTGCTGGTGCAGTGATGCCTTCAAAAACACTTGGGGGAATATATTTCCCGTTTTCGTCGACATCCTATTTTTTTAGTGCGTCTATGAGTTGGGAAACGACTGAGTGTTTGAGGAGTAAGCCAATGATGACTACCGTTCGAACAGTTTTTGATCAAAATGGTCAAGGTTTTTCCGAGTTCTATTTGAATGGCGGTAATGCTTGGTAGGGTCATTTAAGGAAAAAAAACCGCGACAAGTCGCGGTTTTTTTAGATCTGATCTTAATAGCTCGCTATGAAGTAATCGAGTTATTAGCCTTCGTATTTTTTGAAAACAAGGCTGGCGTTAGTGCCACCGAAGCCAAAGCTGTTAGACATAACATGCTTAAGGTCTACGTTGTCTTGACGCTCTGTCACAACAGGGATGCCATCAGCCTCTGGATCTAGCTCTTCAACGTTAGCAGAAGCGGCAATGAAGTTGTTTTCCATCATTAACAAGCTGTAGACAGCTTCATGAACGCCTGCAGCACCTAGAGAGTGGCCAGATAAAGACTTCGTTGAGCTAATTGAAGGGATCTTGTCACCAAAGGTCTCTTTAACGGCTTGAAGCTCTTTCATATCACCAGCAGGTGTACTTGTACCGTGCGTGTTGATGTAGTCAATGTCACCGTCGATAGTGCTCATTGCCATTTGCATACAACGCATCGCACCTTCACCCGATGGCGCAACCATGTCATAGCCGTCAGACGTTGCACCGTAACCTACGACTTCTGCGTAGATTTTCGCGCCACGTGCTTTAGCGTGTTCAAGTTCTTCAAGAACCAACATGCCGCCGCCGCCAGCGATGACGAAACCGTCACGAGTTGCATCGTATGCACGAGAAGCTTGTTCTGGTGTGTCGTTACGCTTAGAAGAAAGCGCACCCATTGCATCAAACATACATGTTTGCGTCCAGCTTTCTTCTTCACCACCACCGGCAAAGACGATGTCTTGTTTGCCAAGCTGGATAAGTTCCATGCCATTGCCGATACAGTGTGCACTTGTAGAACAAGCAGATGTAATCGAGTAGTTCACACCCTTGATTTTAAAAGGCGTTGCTAGACATGCTGATACGGTGCTACCCATGGTTTGAGTAACACGGTATGGTCCAACACGCTTAACGCCTTTTTCGCGGAGTGTATCTGCTGAGTCTACTAAGTTCTGTGCAGATGCACCGCCAGAACCCGCGATTAGTCCCGTGCGAACGTTAGAAACTTGATCTTCTGAAAGACCTGAATCAGCAATCGCTTGTTGCATAGACAGATAGGCGTATGTCGCAGCGTCGCCCATGAAGCGGCGTACTTTACGATCGATGACAGTAGCGTCAACGTCGATTCGACCACAAATGTGGCTACGGAACCCATGTTCTTTATAATCATCGGCAAAACGAATGCCTGATTTGCCTTCTTTTAAAGAGTCTAAAACGCTCTCTTTATCATTACCTAAGCAACTTACAACGCCTAGGCCAGTTACTACTACACGACGCATAAATCTGCCTCTTTACTTTTAATTAGAAATTTTCAGTTGAAGTGAAAAGGCCAACACGCAAATCTTTTGCTGTGTAGATCTCGCGACCGTCGACTTTTACGCTTCCGTCTGCGATACCCATTACCAACTTACGTTCAATCACACGCTTCAATTGAATATGAAAGGTGACTTTTTTGGCTGTTGGTAGAATTTGGCCTGTGAATTTGACTTCGCCAGCACCTAAAGCACGACCGCGGCCTTTATTGCCTTTCCAACCTAGGAAAAAGCCAACAAGTTGCCACATTGCATCAAGACCTAAACAGCCAGGCATGACTGGGTCGCCAGGAAAGTGACACTCGAAGAACCATAGGTCTGGATTGATATCGAGTTCGGCAATGATTTCGCCTTTATCAAACTCGCCGCCTTCCGCTGAGATGTGAGCGATGCGATCTATCATAAGCATATTGCCAACGGGAAGTTGTGCGTTACCCGCACCAAACATTTCGCCGTAGCCGCATTTTAGTAGTTCGTCTTTTTCAAACGATGAAGCTGTAGTCATTATAGTCCTATTTCCACTTTCAGCCTGTCCCTAACACAGGGCGCTTCTTGAGTGGTCCAATTAGCAGTAATAAATCCTGACAATTATATCGATATGATGGCTTAATATGAATGTTTGCAGACAAAAAAACCAAGGATACTCGTAAAAAGAGGTAAAAATAGAAGGTACAGATGCGGTAAAATGACGATTATTGTCTCATTGTATCTCCCTAGAAATTATAATATGTTCTAACTGGGTTATTTTGATATGTTTTTAGATTATTTCTTTGGTGGCTGGTAATTCATGAATTCGCTTAATTTTGAGCCAATATCTTTTCAGAATGAAAAAGATAATTGGGCGTTAGCTGGCTACAAACATCAGTCTGAGAGTCCGCGTAAAGCGCTCCATTTTTTGCACGGTAATGGTTTTGCGGTCGGTACCTACAGTAAAATGCTGTCTCCGCTTGCAAAGGATTATACTATCCTGACTCAGGACGCTGCCGGGCATGGGGAATCTCCTGCTGGCAAAGCGTTTATTGGTTGGAATGAGACAGCACGACGTTTCAATGAGTCTCTAGTGCATTACAGCGAGACGTTGGATGTGCCCCTTTGCGGTGTAGGGCATAGTTTCGGTGGGGCGATGACCTTATTAATGAGTGTTCAAGCGCCTGAGCATTTTGAGCGACTGGTTCTTTTGGATCCAGCTTTGTTTCCTCCTCGTCTAATTTGGCTGCTACGGGGGATGCAAATTGCGGGATTGGATCATTATGTTCCATTGGCGAAGCGAACGCGTAAACGCCGAACTCAATGGGATTCCTATGCGCAAGTTAAAAAAAGCTTTTTGGGGCGAGGTATATTTAAAGGTTGGGACGAAGAGTGTCTAGAGGATTATATTCGCTACTCGTTAACCTGTGACGATCACAATCATTACCATTTAAATTGCCCAACTTGGATGGAGGCGGCTATTTTTGCCAGTTATCCAAAAGGTCTTTGGAAAGCTGTTAAGCGTCTGTCTGTGCCTACGCAAATCGTGTACGGTAAAGACACTTATAAATACTTTAAAGAATCGTATCATTTAGCCGCCAAGCTCAACTCTAATATCCAATTAGTAGAAGTGGAGGGGGAGCATTGCTTTATGCAAGAGCAGCCTTTTGATACGGCGGAAGTGGTTAGAGGCCTTTTGTAGTAAGGCCTCTTGAGCTGAGGGATTCTCTTACTCTTAATTACGTCGTTTTACAGCGGCATT encodes:
- the fabB gene encoding beta-ketoacyl-ACP synthase I, producing the protein MRRVVVTGLGVVSCLGNDKESVLDSLKEGKSGIRFADDYKEHGFRSHICGRIDVDATVIDRKVRRFMGDAATYAYLSMQQAIADSGLSEDQVSNVRTGLIAGSGGASAQNLVDSADTLREKGVKRVGPYRVTQTMGSTVSACLATPFKIKGVNYSITSACSTSAHCIGNGMELIQLGKQDIVFAGGGEEESWTQTCMFDAMGALSSKRNDTPEQASRAYDATRDGFVIAGGGGMLVLEELEHAKARGAKIYAEVVGYGATSDGYDMVAPSGEGAMRCMQMAMSTIDGDIDYINTHGTSTPAGDMKELQAVKETFGDKIPSISSTKSLSGHSLGAAGVHEAVYSLLMMENNFIAASANVEELDPEADGIPVVTERQDNVDLKHVMSNSFGFGGTNASLVFKKYEG
- the fabA gene encoding 3-hydroxyacyl-[acyl-carrier-protein] dehydratase FabA; protein product: MTTASSFEKDELLKCGYGEMFGAGNAQLPVGNMLMIDRIAHISAEGGEFDKGEIIAELDINPDLWFFECHFPGDPVMPGCLGLDAMWQLVGFFLGWKGNKGRGRALGAGEVKFTGQILPTAKKVTFHIQLKRVIERKLVMGIADGSVKVDGREIYTAKDLRVGLFTSTENF
- a CDS encoding alpha/beta fold hydrolase; amino-acid sequence: MNSLNFEPISFQNEKDNWALAGYKHQSESPRKALHFLHGNGFAVGTYSKMLSPLAKDYTILTQDAAGHGESPAGKAFIGWNETARRFNESLVHYSETLDVPLCGVGHSFGGAMTLLMSVQAPEHFERLVLLDPALFPPRLIWLLRGMQIAGLDHYVPLAKRTRKRRTQWDSYAQVKKSFLGRGIFKGWDEECLEDYIRYSLTCDDHNHYHLNCPTWMEAAIFASYPKGLWKAVKRLSVPTQIVYGKDTYKYFKESYHLAAKLNSNIQLVEVEGEHCFMQEQPFDTAEVVRGLL